The following coding sequences are from one Rutidosis leptorrhynchoides isolate AG116_Rl617_1_P2 chromosome 11, CSIRO_AGI_Rlap_v1, whole genome shotgun sequence window:
- the LOC139875690 gene encoding uncharacterized protein: MGGRSMVVMVELTGGEVVAAGVGGGRGKGTCRCNWSSKFDNTTKVHYSLRQMAYGTIPDLFDEYIKIGEKTATLCLDNFCKCVFHLFGREYLRKPTAEDIARLYNFHAQKHGLPGMLGSIDCANNNINVLNYSPLFNIITDGTAPPSPFDINGHHYDRGYYLGDGIYPDWAMLGRFAMLKTPARSLDFNKIRRHMYACIELYDMIQENNDFVIGRREERMIQRNPPRWLERDLTDPDARLKEIRDKEVHKQLEADLTEHVWNLSPYSYR, translated from the exons ATGGGTGGTCGGTCAATGGTTGTGATGGTGGAGCTGACCGGAGGTGAGGTGGTTGCTGCAGGTGTAGGCGGTGGTCGTGGGAAG gGAACGTGCCGATGCAACTGGTCATCAAAATTTGACAATACTACAAAAGTGCACTACAGCCTACGTCAAATGGCGTATGGAACTATACCTGATTTGTTTGACGAATACATAAAAATTGGTGAGAAAACGGCTACTTTATGCTTAGATAATTTTTGCAAATGCGTATTTCATTTATTTGGTAGAGAGTATTTGAGAAAACCAACAGCCGAAGATATTGCTCGGCTTTATAATTTTCACGCCCAAAAACATGGTTTACCGGGCATGCTTGgtagtattgatt GTGCAAACAACAACATTAACGTTTTAAATTATTCACCATTGTTCAACATTATAACGGATGGCACTGCTCCACCTTCACCATTTGATATAAACGGGCATCACTACGATAGAGGGTATTACCTAGGCGATGGTATATACCCTGATTGGGCTATGTTG GGTAGATTTGCAATGTTAAAAACTCCGGCGAGATCTTTGGacttcaacaaaattagaagacatatGTATGCTTGTATCGAATTATATGACATGATTCAAGAAAATAACGATTTTGTTATTGGACGGAGAGAAGAAAGAATGATACAAAGGAACCCACCACGATGGTTAGAAAGAGATTTGACGGATCCAGATGCAAGGCTTAAGGAAATAAGAGATAAGGAAGTTCACAAACAGTTAGAGGCTGATTTAACTGAGCACGTTTGGAACTTATCACCTTATTCGTACCGCTAA
- the LOC139875689 gene encoding protein S40-4-like, translated as MAASRTYFGRGNHRYFSGENEIVPAPNLTFEFNEFDVWNVSSSPEFHKSVKNSLISNKPSPVTENCRATLSLPVDVPDWSMILKHEISNHRTAACDGDYDNFDDDRFSDNLIPPHEYLAKARIASLSVHEGIGRTLKGRDLSRVRNAVWKKIGYED; from the coding sequence ATGGCGGCATCTAGAACCTACTTCGGTAGAGGTAACCACCGCTACTTCTCCGGCGAAAACGAAATTGTTCCGGCACCAAACTTAACCTTCGAATTCAACGAGTTCGACGTCTGGAACGTCTCATCGTCGCCTGAATTTCACAAGTCCGTCAAAAATTCACTTATTTCAAACAAACCGTCACCGGTGACAGAAAATTGTAGAGCCACGTTATCATTGCCGGTTGATGTCCCTGATTGGTCGATGATACTGAAACATGAGATAAGTAATCACCGTACGGCAGCTTGCGACGGTGATTATGATAATTTTGACGACGATCGCTTTTCCGATAACCTAATTCCGCCGCATGAGTATTTAGCGAAAGCGAGAATTGCGTCGTTGTCCGTACATGAAGGAATTGGAAGGACGTTGAAAGGAAGAGATCTGAGTAGAGTTCGTAATGCTGTTTGGAAGAAAATCGGATATGAAGATTAA